The following proteins are encoded in a genomic region of Gammaproteobacteria bacterium:
- a CDS encoding bifunctional SulP family inorganic anion transporter/carbonic anhydrase translates to MSLRRYLNLDFGIPNLIPEWKKLFSKQYLLDDINAGLTVACVAIPLSLAIALASGVSPAVGLVTAIIGGIVCALFGGTPLAVSGPAAAMTILIANSVEKFGVKGLVFICLVIGLMQLLSGVLRLGRLSRFVPLPVIAAFTSGIGVIIIIGQLPRIFGLSQPATASIFSVISHLWQYLSSIQPVALIVVAVTITIIRLLPKVLPKIPAAIIAVIAATSIVHLFSLSGLPVIGDIPRTLPMPKLPSMAISSMGELMLTTFTIYMLACLETLLSSSAIDKLIKVEKHDPDQELIGQGLGNIVSSLFGGIPLTGVIARSAVNVKSGAKTRRASIIHSIVLLLAVFFAAPLIAMIPIAALAGVLVSVAFSMINYQEFRNLLRTSHSEAAIYAVTFLMIIFVDLTAGIQVGILAACLIILVRASKNHMHISSHSKDAVRLSLHGPLTFLSMTKVSELEKNLQDESPSKPIILDLSDVTDLDSSGASAIIDFVNNFHNRDFNVFLKGLPRRFESLFMVCEGEKIFEECYISSESELKDKLSLKSFHGRLLHGVQKFHADIEGADKRLYEHIANRQDPHTLFITCSDSRILTSMITQSDPGELFIVRNVGNFIPPYNPEELHSEVAALEFALTQLDIREIVICGHSNCGAMKAASEGNLNLPAQLTGWVDRIKSQLNLSIKDVNELAKQNVMNQIGNLKQYSLVKQKLEKKSLNIHGWFIDLEQHVIFEWNERVKSFTAIGAEGTAMPKLLNADKETVEVFN, encoded by the coding sequence ATGAGCCTAAGAAGATATCTGAATTTAGATTTTGGAATTCCCAATTTAATACCCGAATGGAAAAAGCTATTCTCTAAACAATACCTTCTTGATGATATTAACGCAGGCCTCACAGTTGCTTGTGTCGCCATTCCACTTTCTCTTGCGATTGCTTTGGCGTCAGGTGTTTCCCCTGCTGTAGGTTTGGTCACTGCCATAATTGGGGGTATCGTTTGTGCTTTATTTGGAGGTACCCCATTAGCAGTGAGTGGTCCTGCGGCAGCGATGACTATTCTAATCGCGAATAGTGTGGAAAAGTTTGGTGTCAAAGGTCTCGTGTTTATCTGTTTAGTGATTGGGTTGATGCAGCTTCTGAGCGGAGTTCTTAGGCTGGGAAGATTGAGTCGTTTTGTCCCCCTTCCTGTAATCGCTGCCTTTACTTCCGGTATCGGCGTTATCATTATTATTGGCCAATTGCCCCGGATTTTTGGATTAAGTCAGCCTGCTACGGCGAGCATTTTTAGTGTTATTAGTCATCTTTGGCAGTATTTGTCCTCGATTCAACCAGTAGCGTTGATTGTGGTAGCGGTTACTATCACTATAATTCGTTTATTGCCAAAGGTCTTGCCAAAAATCCCTGCGGCCATTATCGCTGTGATAGCAGCTACAAGTATAGTGCACCTCTTTTCTCTATCTGGGCTTCCCGTTATCGGAGACATACCCCGTACCTTACCTATGCCTAAATTACCTTCCATGGCGATAAGTTCCATGGGTGAACTGATGCTAACAACATTTACTATTTATATGCTGGCGTGTCTTGAGACCCTGCTGTCCTCTAGCGCCATTGATAAACTCATTAAGGTAGAGAAGCATGACCCAGATCAAGAATTGATAGGGCAAGGCTTAGGTAACATTGTATCCTCTCTTTTTGGTGGCATCCCGCTGACTGGCGTAATCGCGCGGTCAGCAGTGAATGTTAAGTCAGGCGCAAAGACCAGACGAGCAAGCATTATTCATTCTATTGTCCTATTATTAGCAGTTTTTTTTGCAGCACCACTTATTGCGATGATCCCTATTGCAGCATTAGCAGGGGTATTAGTATCGGTCGCATTCTCGATGATCAATTATCAAGAGTTCCGCAATTTATTACGCACTTCTCATAGTGAGGCCGCTATTTATGCGGTGACCTTCTTAATGATTATCTTTGTGGATCTTACCGCGGGTATTCAGGTCGGTATTCTTGCCGCTTGTTTGATTATCTTAGTGCGGGCTTCAAAAAACCATATGCATATTTCTTCTCATTCTAAAGATGCGGTGCGCTTATCACTCCATGGACCTCTCACATTCTTATCAATGACTAAGGTCTCAGAACTGGAGAAAAATTTGCAAGATGAATCCCCCTCAAAACCGATCATTTTAGATCTGTCGGATGTAACAGATTTAGATAGCTCAGGGGCTTCCGCTATCATCGACTTTGTAAATAACTTTCATAATCGCGACTTCAATGTCTTCCTCAAAGGTTTACCACGACGATTTGAATCGCTCTTCATGGTGTGTGAAGGAGAGAAAATATTTGAGGAATGTTACATTTCGTCAGAAAGTGAATTAAAAGATAAATTATCATTAAAATCCTTTCATGGACGCTTATTGCATGGGGTGCAGAAGTTTCATGCGGATATAGAAGGGGCGGACAAACGGCTATACGAACATATTGCCAACCGGCAAGATCCGCATACTTTATTTATCACTTGTTCTGATAGTCGCATTTTAACATCCATGATCACTCAATCTGATCCAGGAGAATTATTTATCGTTCGAAATGTGGGTAATTTTATTCCTCCCTATAACCCGGAGGAGCTGCACAGTGAAGTGGCTGCGCTTGAGTTTGCCCTCACCCAACTTGATATCAGAGAGATTGTAATCTGTGGTCACAGTAACTGTGGCGCCATGAAAGCGGCTAGCGAAGGCAATCTAAATTTACCTGCACAGTTAACGGGTTGGGTAGATAGGATCAAGAGTCAGTTAAATTTAAGCATTAAAGATGTTAACGAACTCGCTAAACAGAATGTAATGAATCAAATCGGTAACTTAAAACAATACTCATTAGTTAAACAAAAACTGGAAAAGAAATCTCTTAACATTCATGGTTGGTTTATTGATTTAGAGCAACATGTGATTTTTGAATGGAATGAGCGTGTTAAAAGCTTCACAGCGATTGGTGCTGAGGGGACTGCGATGCCAAAACTATTAAATGCAGACAAGGAAACAGTCGAGGTATTTAATTAA
- the rpoD gene encoding RNA polymerase sigma factor RpoD, protein MEQDKYDEFQELLKIGLQRKPFGFLTYDEIKDKIPEEILEDAEQVEILYSRIHEMGITICETAPDEDSPLLPENVALIDEDEAEEAVAAFVSIDSGEFGRTTDPVRMYMREMGSVELLTRQGEIAIAKRIEEGLKLVLTALSQYPEVIASILSQYDKVETGEKRLTDIITGFIDDDVDEAQIVEQEVEIPVEPEFADLEGDLEFEEPAAPTTGTGKKKKKLDEEIPEEIALAPEGDEEGDGTEAKTGEETEEEEEFEAAKPKGDEEEDEETTEGADIMDSGPDPLIAKQRFEELRSVYNSFCTTAAKHGKHSAKALKIQENLTDLFIHFKLSPKQFNKLSRKLREMLVEVQEQERIIVKLCVDKAKTPKANFLDSYINNETNLEWFESYITKHKDKEKILRAHETEILRLQKKLIIIEKEYKLTIPDIKEVNRRMSIGEAKARRAKKEMIEANLRLVISIAKKYTNRGLQFLDLIQEGNIGLMKAVDKFEYRRGYKFSTYATWWIRQAITRSIADQARTIRIPVHMIETINKLNRISRQILQETGIEPSPEELSKFMDMSEDKIRKVLKLKEPVSLETPIGDDDDSHLGDFIEDTTMLSPIDAATIEGLREATKTVLSSLTPREAKVLRMRFGIDMNTDHTLEEVGKQFDVTRERIRQIEAKALRKLRHPSRSEKLRSFLDVEE, encoded by the coding sequence ATTGAGCAAGATAAATACGATGAATTTCAAGAACTTCTCAAGATAGGCTTGCAAAGAAAGCCCTTCGGTTTTTTAACTTATGATGAAATCAAAGATAAAATTCCCGAAGAAATTCTTGAAGACGCTGAACAAGTAGAAATCCTTTACAGCAGAATCCATGAAATGGGGATTACCATCTGCGAAACAGCGCCCGATGAAGATTCACCCCTCCTTCCTGAAAATGTCGCTCTTATTGATGAAGATGAGGCTGAGGAAGCTGTTGCTGCCTTCGTTTCTATTGATAGCGGCGAATTTGGACGCACTACTGATCCCGTTCGCATGTATATGCGCGAAATGGGCAGCGTTGAATTACTCACCCGCCAAGGCGAGATAGCGATTGCTAAACGCATTGAAGAAGGTTTAAAGCTCGTATTAACCGCGCTTTCACAATATCCAGAAGTCATTGCTTCAATTTTATCGCAATACGACAAAGTGGAAACGGGTGAAAAACGTCTTACTGATATCATCACCGGTTTTATCGATGATGACGTTGATGAAGCCCAAATTGTTGAACAAGAAGTGGAAATTCCAGTTGAACCAGAATTTGCAGATCTTGAAGGAGATTTAGAATTTGAAGAACCTGCTGCACCTACCACAGGGACAGGCAAGAAAAAGAAAAAGTTAGACGAAGAAATTCCTGAAGAAATAGCCTTAGCACCTGAAGGTGATGAAGAAGGCGATGGAACCGAAGCCAAAACGGGTGAAGAAACCGAAGAGGAAGAAGAATTCGAGGCCGCTAAGCCTAAAGGTGATGAAGAAGAGGATGAAGAAACGACCGAAGGCGCCGACATCATGGACAGTGGTCCAGATCCCCTCATTGCAAAACAGCGTTTCGAGGAATTACGCTCGGTTTATAATTCTTTCTGCACTACCGCAGCAAAACACGGCAAACACAGCGCCAAAGCGTTAAAGATCCAAGAAAATTTAACAGATCTCTTTATTCATTTCAAATTGTCTCCTAAACAATTCAATAAGTTATCGCGTAAGTTACGGGAAATGTTGGTAGAGGTGCAGGAACAAGAACGTATCATTGTAAAATTGTGCGTTGATAAAGCCAAAACCCCTAAAGCTAATTTTCTAGATTCTTACATTAATAACGAGACCAATCTTGAGTGGTTTGAAAGTTATATTACTAAGCACAAAGATAAAGAGAAGATTTTGCGTGCTCATGAAACCGAAATTTTAAGGCTGCAAAAAAAACTTATTATTATTGAAAAAGAATACAAGCTCACTATTCCAGATATCAAAGAAGTCAATCGCCGCATGTCTATTGGTGAAGCCAAAGCCCGGCGCGCCAAAAAAGAAATGATTGAGGCAAATTTACGTTTAGTTATTTCTATTGCGAAAAAGTACACCAACCGTGGCCTTCAATTTCTGGATCTAATCCAAGAAGGTAATATTGGTCTTATGAAAGCGGTGGATAAATTTGAATATCGCCGTGGCTATAAGTTTTCTACCTATGCAACCTGGTGGATACGTCAAGCCATTACCCGTTCGATTGCTGACCAAGCCAGGACTATTCGAATTCCTGTGCATATGATTGAAACTATCAATAAGCTCAATCGTATATCTCGTCAAATACTGCAAGAAACCGGAATAGAACCCAGTCCAGAAGAACTGAGCAAGTTTATGGACATGAGTGAAGATAAAATACGCAAGGTTCTAAAATTGAAAGAACCCGTTTCGTTAGAAACGCCGATAGGCGATGATGACGACTCGCATCTCGGTGACTTCATTGAAGATACCACAATGTTATCTCCGATTGATGCTGCTACGATTGAGGGCCTCAGAGAGGCCACCAAGACGGTACTTTCCAGTCTTACCCCTCGCGAAGCCAAAGTATTACGGATGCGCTTTGGTATTGATATGAATACTGACCATACGCTCGAAGAAGTGGGCAAACAATTCGATGTTACCCGTGAGCGTATACGACAAATTGAAGCGAAAGCATTACGTAAATTACGCCATCCTAGCCGATCAGAAAAATTACGTAGTTTCTTAGACGTAGAAGAGTAG
- a CDS encoding DNA primase encodes MKLPQSFIDEVLSRIDVVEIIEPRITLKKTGQANYSGLCPFHHEKTPSFSVSQTKQFYYCFGCKANGNAIGFLMAYEKLSFQEAIESLASKANMPLPEQGHFTETEKKPQTDLLEEAILYYRKQLAQNHQAREYLQHRGLTDEIIAKFQIGFAPSGWENLSRALVKTPEIKKQLVDVGMLGLKKDKTPYDRFRDRIMFPIRNRRGQAIAFGGRSLGDQMPKYLNSPESSLFHKSNELYGLHEALQANKQLKQIMVVEGYLDVIALHQFGMTETVATLGTAISTQHIQTLLRFTQSLIFCFDGDEAGSSAAWRALEIALPAMHTGLDLNFLFLPTTEDPDSYLRKVGKEGFLAKIQEAMPLVDFFFKKISSETEINTLAGKTRLVYLVDKYLQKQPKGVFQELMYDRLSKLVGLNLEKIASLLNPEPETPRKTRALLPPTKKLYAPLKLALSIILQRPLLGKNLEIPQNFFTIKLEGMDLLQKVIQIIQQNSPATTGSLLEHLQDEEQKPLVIELASQDILTPDEGWQDELQGAVARIIKNGIEQHIQILLAKGKKEGLTQEEKQLLQKLLLG; translated from the coding sequence GTGAAACTACCGCAATCTTTTATAGATGAAGTCCTCTCCCGTATTGATGTTGTTGAAATCATAGAGCCTCGTATTACCCTTAAAAAAACGGGCCAAGCAAATTATTCAGGCTTATGTCCTTTTCACCATGAAAAAACACCTTCTTTCAGCGTAAGCCAAACGAAACAGTTTTATTATTGTTTTGGCTGCAAGGCTAACGGTAATGCCATTGGCTTCTTAATGGCCTATGAGAAATTATCATTCCAAGAAGCCATTGAATCACTCGCTTCCAAGGCAAATATGCCCTTACCGGAGCAAGGCCACTTCACGGAAACTGAAAAAAAGCCACAAACCGACCTTTTAGAAGAGGCTATCCTCTATTATCGAAAGCAATTGGCACAGAACCATCAGGCTCGCGAATATTTACAACACCGCGGCTTAACGGACGAAATTATTGCCAAATTTCAAATAGGGTTCGCCCCCAGCGGTTGGGAAAACTTGAGCCGAGCTCTGGTCAAAACCCCCGAGATAAAAAAACAATTAGTCGATGTAGGCATGCTCGGTTTAAAAAAAGACAAGACGCCTTATGACCGATTCCGTGATCGGATAATGTTCCCCATCCGTAACCGTCGTGGTCAAGCAATCGCCTTTGGGGGCAGGAGTCTTGGCGATCAAATGCCAAAATACTTAAATTCACCGGAATCCAGTCTGTTTCATAAAAGCAACGAGCTTTATGGACTCCATGAAGCTTTGCAAGCTAATAAACAATTAAAACAAATTATGGTTGTTGAAGGTTATTTGGATGTCATTGCATTACACCAATTTGGAATGACGGAAACAGTGGCCACGCTGGGGACTGCTATTAGCACACAGCACATTCAAACATTGCTCCGTTTCACTCAATCCTTAATTTTCTGTTTTGATGGAGATGAGGCAGGAAGTAGTGCCGCCTGGCGCGCACTGGAAATCGCATTACCCGCTATGCATACCGGCCTGGATCTTAATTTTTTATTTCTCCCCACCACAGAAGATCCCGATAGCTACCTTCGCAAGGTAGGCAAGGAAGGGTTTTTAGCTAAAATCCAAGAAGCCATGCCCTTGGTGGATTTCTTCTTTAAAAAAATATCCTCTGAAACGGAAATCAACACGCTTGCGGGTAAAACTCGCCTCGTTTATTTGGTTGATAAGTACTTACAAAAACAGCCAAAGGGCGTTTTTCAAGAATTGATGTATGATCGTTTATCTAAACTGGTCGGTCTGAACCTTGAAAAAATAGCCTCACTATTAAATCCAGAGCCAGAAACGCCTAGAAAAACACGTGCCTTGCTACCACCCACAAAAAAACTTTATGCTCCGCTTAAACTCGCCCTCAGCATCATTTTACAGCGTCCCCTTTTAGGCAAAAACCTGGAAATCCCACAGAACTTTTTTACTATTAAACTGGAGGGAATGGACTTACTCCAAAAAGTGATCCAGATTATTCAGCAAAATTCTCCTGCAACAACCGGCTCTTTGTTAGAACATTTGCAAGATGAAGAGCAAAAGCCGCTAGTGATAGAACTTGCCTCACAGGACATCCTCACTCCCGATGAGGGTTGGCAAGATGAACTACAAGGCGCTGTTGCCAGAATTATTAAAAATGGCATTGAACAGCACATCCAAATTTTGTTAGCAAAAGGTAAGAAGGAAGGATTAACACAGGAAGAAAAGCAACTTTTACAAAAGCTTTTATTAGGTTAA
- a CDS encoding GatB/YqeY domain-containing protein, which translates to MLREKITEDMKNAMRAKEQRRLGVIRLLLAAIKQREVDERITLDEPQILNVIDKMIKQRRDSLSQFQNAGRQDLADQESYELTVLEAYLPEQLSSTELEKLVHNALTESGATSMKDMGKVMTILKPQIQGRADVAEVSKKIKDALASL; encoded by the coding sequence ATGCTTAGGGAGAAAATAACAGAGGATATGAAGAATGCCATGCGTGCCAAAGAACAACGGCGCCTTGGGGTTATTCGCTTGTTACTTGCAGCCATAAAGCAGCGTGAGGTTGATGAACGCATTACACTTGACGAGCCACAAATATTAAATGTGATCGACAAGATGATAAAACAACGGCGGGATTCCCTCTCTCAATTTCAGAATGCTGGTCGGCAAGATTTAGCCGACCAGGAATCTTATGAATTGACGGTGCTCGAAGCTTACCTACCTGAACAATTAAGCTCCACAGAGCTAGAAAAGCTTGTCCACAATGCACTCACAGAATCAGGTGCTACTTCAATGAAAGACATGGGCAAGGTCATGACTATCCTAAAACCCCAAATTCAAGGCCGAGCAGATGTGGCCGAAGTCAGCAAAAAAATTAAAGATGCATTAGCGTCCCTCTAA
- the rpsU gene encoding 30S ribosomal protein S21, with protein sequence MPYVNVKECDSFDVALRRFKRACEKAGIPTKLRQMEFYEKPTSKRKRKRAAAVKRFQKKLAKERELYQRNARRVKQKEVRREYSREEQV encoded by the coding sequence ATGCCTTACGTCAACGTAAAAGAATGTGATTCTTTTGATGTTGCGCTACGACGCTTCAAACGAGCATGTGAAAAAGCTGGAATTCCAACTAAATTACGGCAAATGGAGTTTTACGAAAAGCCAACTTCAAAACGTAAACGCAAACGTGCCGCTGCAGTTAAGCGCTTCCAGAAAAAACTAGCAAAAGAAAGAGAGTTGTATCAACGCAATGCAAGACGCGTAAAACAAAAAGAAGTTAGAAGAGAATATAGTAGAGAAGAGCAAGTATAA
- the tsaD gene encoding tRNA (adenosine(37)-N6)-threonylcarbamoyltransferase complex transferase subunit TsaD, with product MKVLGIETSCDETGVAIYDADKKLLSDKLYSQIQLHAQFGGVVPELASRDHIKKLPLLTEEALKEAKLSINEIDAIAYTAGPGLVGALMVGACFAKSLSFSLNIPALGVHHMEAHLLAAMLEDHPPSFPFIGLLVSGGHTSLVSVKGLGEYTVLGETLDDAVGEAFDKTAKLLNLPYPGGAALSRLAKEGVPRFTFPRPMIDRPGLDFSYSGLKTHVATVIRSHDKDSRLFADIAYAFQEAAVDTLVSKAKKALEQTQLKRLVVAGGVGANELLRRRLREMGQSLGAEVFYPRPIYCTDNGAMVAYLGCQRLLRGEQDPSSRINVRARWSLEDLKGT from the coding sequence ATGAAAGTTCTTGGAATAGAAACCTCCTGTGATGAAACGGGGGTAGCCATTTATGATGCTGATAAAAAATTACTCAGCGATAAATTATATAGCCAAATTCAACTCCATGCACAATTTGGTGGCGTGGTTCCTGAATTAGCCTCCCGCGATCACATTAAAAAATTGCCCTTATTGACTGAGGAGGCGTTGAAAGAAGCAAAGCTGTCTATTAATGAGATTGATGCAATTGCTTATACAGCAGGCCCGGGTCTTGTAGGAGCACTGATGGTCGGGGCTTGTTTTGCTAAAAGTTTAAGCTTCTCGTTAAATATTCCCGCACTCGGCGTCCATCATATGGAGGCACATTTATTAGCGGCCATGCTCGAAGACCATCCTCCATCGTTTCCATTTATTGGGTTATTAGTTTCTGGAGGCCATACCTCTCTTGTTAGCGTGAAAGGACTTGGCGAATACACTGTTCTTGGAGAAACGCTAGATGATGCAGTAGGGGAAGCGTTTGATAAAACAGCAAAGCTATTAAATTTGCCCTATCCAGGTGGAGCTGCTTTATCTCGATTAGCAAAGGAGGGAGTGCCGCGATTTACTTTCCCGCGTCCTATGATTGATCGTCCCGGCCTAGATTTCAGTTACAGTGGATTAAAAACACACGTAGCCACTGTAATAAGGAGTCACGATAAGGATTCTCGTTTGTTCGCAGATATTGCTTACGCTTTCCAAGAAGCGGCGGTTGATACATTGGTGAGTAAAGCGAAGAAGGCGTTAGAGCAAACCCAACTTAAACGTTTAGTGGTTGCAGGAGGCGTAGGAGCAAATGAATTACTGCGTCGTCGGTTGAGGGAAATGGGTCAATCACTCGGTGCGGAGGTTTTCTATCCTCGCCCTATCTATTGCACGGATAACGGCGCAATGGTAGCGTATTTAGGTTGCCAACGATTATTAAGAGGAGAGCAAGACCCTTCATCTAGAATTAATGTCAGAGCAAGGTGGTCTTTAGAAGATTTAAAGGGGACTTGA
- the plsY gene encoding glycerol-3-phosphate 1-O-acyltransferase PlsY: MPRMFIVLAIIAYLLGSISSAVLICKFMGLPDPRTEGSRNPGATNVLRLGGKQAALIVLIADALKGFIPVILGRMVGVSPFALALIALIALLGHIYPVFFKFEGGKGVATAIGAVFGLSFFAGLFAVLTWVAVIYFTRYSSLAALITAVLLPFYALIFGHAAYFFPVLIMTSLLIWRHWENIERLRNGTETKVVF, translated from the coding sequence GTGCCTCGAATGTTCATAGTTTTAGCGATCATTGCCTACCTACTCGGTTCAATATCATCCGCTGTGTTGATTTGCAAGTTTATGGGATTACCAGACCCTCGCACTGAAGGTTCTCGCAATCCAGGCGCTACCAATGTACTTCGTCTTGGCGGCAAGCAAGCCGCATTAATTGTCTTAATCGCAGATGCCTTAAAAGGGTTCATTCCCGTTATCTTAGGGCGGATGGTCGGCGTATCTCCTTTTGCTTTAGCGCTTATTGCGCTTATTGCCCTGCTAGGCCATATTTATCCTGTATTTTTTAAATTTGAAGGCGGGAAAGGAGTCGCGACTGCAATTGGTGCCGTTTTTGGCTTAAGTTTTTTTGCCGGTCTATTTGCCGTATTAACGTGGGTAGCTGTTATTTATTTCACCCGATATTCTTCCCTAGCCGCCCTAATCACTGCGGTATTACTGCCCTTTTATGCGCTAATTTTTGGGCATGCGGCTTACTTCTTTCCAGTGCTGATTATGACTTCACTGCTTATCTGGCGCCATTGGGAAAACATTGAACGACTTCGAAACGGCACGGAAACCAAAGTTGTATTTTAA
- the orn gene encoding oligoribonuclease yields MIPRPDSLIWLDLEMTGLDPEHDRIIEIATVVTDPQLNVIAEGPVLAIHQAEDLLKNMDDWNTHQHNKSGLVDRVRQSPITERQAEEKTLEFLSQYVMAGKSPMCGNSICQDRRFIYKLMPKLAVFFHYRNLDVSSIKILAQHWAPSILNNFTKESTHLALQDIYDSIAELRYYREHFFKHSSF; encoded by the coding sequence ATGATTCCAAGGCCAGATAGTTTAATTTGGTTAGATTTAGAGATGACTGGCCTAGATCCGGAGCACGATCGTATAATTGAAATTGCGACAGTGGTGACTGATCCTCAACTTAATGTCATCGCTGAAGGCCCCGTTTTGGCTATTCATCAAGCTGAAGATCTATTAAAGAACATGGATGATTGGAATACCCATCAACATAATAAATCAGGTCTAGTTGACAGAGTCCGACAAAGTCCCATCACTGAGCGGCAGGCGGAAGAGAAAACCTTAGAATTTTTATCACAGTATGTGATGGCGGGTAAATCGCCTATGTGCGGTAATAGTATTTGTCAGGACCGACGCTTTATTTATAAATTAATGCCTAAACTAGCCGTGTTTTTTCATTACCGTAATTTGGATGTGAGTAGTATCAAAATTCTTGCTCAGCATTGGGCACCCTCAATATTAAATAATTTCACGAAAGAATCGACCCATTTAGCATTACAAGATATTTACGATTCGATTGCTGAACTTCGCTATTATCGGGAACATTTTTTTAAGCATTCATCTTTTTGA
- a CDS encoding nicotinate phosphoribosyltransferase, producing the protein MPTYSPLLTDQYQLVMAYNYWKLGLAEQEAIFHLSFRMLPLQSLFMVAAGLERIIEFLRDFKFTASDLTYLEGVENGDGALFSGEFLTYLSNLTFTCDLDGVPEGTIVYAKEPVLRIKGPILQCQLLETPLLNFINFATLIATKASQVYLAAQDDPVIEFGLRRAQGPDGGLTASRSAYIGGCSATSNVLAGKLYDIPINGTQAHSWIMAFPSELEAFQKFATIMKSNTVLLVDTYDTLNGIKHAIETAKLLAAEKETLAAIRLDSGDLLELSRKARNLLDNAGLSETKIIASGDLDEHVIRTLKENNAPIDSWGVGTRLVTSHDQPSLNAIYKLTALKNISGEWDYKIKLSNDPQKSTIPGILQTRRLFEHGLPVEDIIYDIELGEELFKTKKPHESQDLLQTIFQKGVLTYTLPNIHQIRSQTLEQVKIHSSFALKPYPVSLGQNLQLTIEKLLEKIKKMNA; encoded by the coding sequence ATGCCCACGTATTCTCCTTTATTGACTGATCAATATCAGTTAGTTATGGCATATAATTATTGGAAACTGGGCCTTGCCGAGCAAGAAGCCATATTCCATCTCTCTTTTCGCATGCTACCCCTGCAAAGCCTCTTTATGGTAGCAGCTGGCTTAGAACGCATTATCGAGTTTTTAAGGGATTTCAAATTTACAGCTTCTGATTTGACTTATTTAGAGGGAGTTGAGAATGGCGATGGCGCCCTGTTTTCAGGGGAGTTTCTAACCTATTTATCAAATTTAACCTTTACCTGTGACCTTGATGGGGTCCCAGAAGGGACTATTGTCTACGCAAAAGAACCTGTGCTTCGAATAAAGGGCCCGATTTTACAATGTCAATTATTGGAAACCCCACTACTCAACTTTATAAACTTTGCCACACTCATCGCCACTAAGGCATCTCAAGTATATCTTGCGGCCCAAGATGACCCTGTTATTGAATTTGGGTTACGCAGAGCTCAAGGACCCGACGGGGGATTAACAGCTAGTCGAAGTGCCTACATAGGAGGTTGCAGTGCTACCTCTAATGTATTAGCGGGTAAATTATATGATATCCCGATAAATGGCACTCAGGCACATAGTTGGATTATGGCTTTTCCAAGCGAATTAGAGGCATTCCAAAAATTCGCCACAATCATGAAAAGTAATACCGTTTTATTAGTAGATACGTATGACACCCTCAATGGCATCAAACATGCTATTGAAACGGCAAAACTGCTAGCTGCTGAGAAGGAAACACTAGCGGCTATTCGTCTTGATTCAGGTGATTTATTAGAACTCAGTCGCAAAGCACGCAACTTACTTGATAACGCTGGCTTAAGTGAAACTAAAATAATTGCTAGCGGCGATTTAGATGAGCATGTTATCCGAACCTTAAAAGAGAATAATGCACCTATTGATTCGTGGGGGGTAGGAACACGATTGGTCACTTCTCATGATCAACCCTCTCTCAATGCCATTTACAAATTAACTGCATTAAAAAACATATCAGGGGAATGGGATTATAAAATCAAATTATCGAATGATCCTCAAAAGTCTACCATACCTGGAATACTACAAACGCGGCGCTTGTTTGAACATGGATTGCCCGTGGAGGACATAATCTATGATATAGAACTCGGAGAAGAACTTTTCAAAACCAAAAAACCGCACGAAAGTCAGGATTTGTTGCAAACAATTTTTCAAAAAGGTGTCTTAACCTATACTCTCCCCAACATACATCAGATTCGCTCCCAGACATTAGAGCAAGTAAAGATCCACTCCTCTTTTGCCTTAAAACCTTACCCAGTTTCCCTTGGACAAAATTTACAACTGACCATCGAAAAGTTGCTTGAAAAAATCAAAAAGATGAATGCTTAA